One window of the Eucalyptus grandis isolate ANBG69807.140 chromosome 6, ASM1654582v1, whole genome shotgun sequence genome contains the following:
- the LOC104451212 gene encoding purine permease 3, translating into MGETMEAPQGKTLKLILLALNCAMLSLSCAGPLLMRLYFIHGGASVWLSSWLETGGWPIIFIPLAVAYFRRRASEGPSARLVLMDPFLFVAAAVIGVLTGLDDYLYSYGVARLPVSTSALLIATQLAFTAGFAFLLVRQLFTSYSVNSIFLLTIGAGVLAMHTSSDRPAGESKGAYYAGFFMTLGAAALYGLVLPLVELTYKKAKQAVTYSLVLEIQLVMCFFATAFCTIGMLVNKDFQAIPREARNFGLGEAQYYVVLVSNAIVWQFFFLGAIGVIFYASSLFSGIMIAILIPVTEILGVICFHEKFQAEKGVSLALSLWGFASYFYGEFKRAKEEKQQQQQQQQQQQQQLQLQQETEALQRGLP; encoded by the exons ATGGGGGAAACCATGGAAGCCCCCCAGGGCAAGACCCTAAAGCTCATCCTCCTCGCGCTCAACTGCGCCATGCTCTCCCTTAGTTGCGCCGGCCCGCTCCTCATGCGTCTCTACTTCATCCACGGTGGCGCCAGCGTGTGGCTCTCCAGCTGGCTCGAGACGGGCGGCTGGCCCATCATCTTCATCCCCCTCGCGGTAGCCTACTTCCGCCGGCGCGCCTCCGAGGGCCCCTCCGCCCGCCTCGTCCTCATGGACCCCTTCCTCTTCGTCGCCGCGGCCGTCATCGGGGTCCTCACTGGTCTCGACGACTACCTCTACTCGTACGGCGTGGCGCGGCTCCCCGTCTCGACCTCGGCCCTGCTCATTGCGACGCAGCTGGCCTTCACGGCCGGGTTCGCGTTCCTGCTGGTGAGGCAGCTGTTCACGTCGTACTCGGTCAACTCGATATTCCTGCTGACGATCGGGGCGGGGGTGCTGGCGATGCACACGAGCAGCGACCGGCCGGCGGGGGAGTCAAAAGGTGCGTACTACGCGGGGTTCTTCATGACGCTTGGGGCGGCGGCGCTGTACGGTTTGGTACTGCCGCTGGTGGAGCTGACGTACAAGAAGGCCAAGCAGGCGGTCACTTACTCGCTGGTGTTGGAGATTCAGTTGGTGATGTGCTTCTTCGCCACCGCTTTCTGCACCATCGGCATGCTGGTCAACAAGGACTTccag GCGATTCCTAGAGAAGCGAGGAATTTTGGGCTCGGAGAAGCCCAGTACTACGTGGTGCTCGTGTCGAACGCGATCGTCTGGCAATTCTTCTTCTTGGGAGCCATAGGGGTCATCTTTTACGCCTCCTCTCTATTCTCAGGAATCATGATCGCCATCCTAATCCCGGTCACCGAGATCCTAGGCGTCATATGCTTCCACGAGAAGTTCCAGGCGGAGAAGGGCGTGTCCCTGGCCCTCTCTCTCTGGGGCTTTGCCTCGTACTTCTATGGCGAATTCAAACGTGCCAAGGAggaaaagcagcagcagcaacagcagcagcaacagcagcagcagcagctgcagcTGCAGCAAGAGACGGAAGCGCTTCAACGAGGCCTTCCTTGA
- the LOC104447998 gene encoding purine permease 3 gives MGETAEAPQGKTLKLVLLAINCAMLALGTCGGPLIMRLYFLHGGKRVWLSSWLETGGWPIIFIPLAVAYFRRRAAEGPSARLILMDPFLFAAAAVIGVLTGLDDYLYAYGVARLPVSTSALLIATQLAFTAGFAFLLVRQLFTSYSVNSVFLLTMGAGVLAMHTSSDRPAGESKGEYYAGFFMTLGAAALYGFVLPLVELTYKKAKQTVTYSLVLEFQLVMCFFATAFNTVGMLVNKDFQAIPEEARNFTLGETRYYVVLVWNGIIWQFFFLGAIGVIHYASSLFSGIMIAVLLPITEILGVICFHEKFQVEKAVSLVLSLWGFVSYFYGEFKRGKKEKKQQQQQQQLQQDTEPLQQGLP, from the exons aTGGGGGAAACCGCGGAAGCCCCCCAAGGCAAAACCCTAAAGCTCGTCCTCCTCGCGATCAACTGCGCCATGCTAGCCCTCGGCACGTGCGGCGGCCCGCTCATCATGCGCCTCTACTTCCTCCACGGCGGCAAACGCGTGTGGCTCTCCAGCTGGCTCGAGACGGGCGGGTGGCCCATCATCTTCATCCCCCTCGCGGTAGCCTACTTCCGCCGGCGCGCCGCCGAGGGCCCCTCCGCCCGCCTCATCCTCATGGACCCCTTCCTCTTCGCCGCCGCGGCCGTCATCGGGGTCCTCACGGGCCTCGACGACTACCTCTACGCGTACGGCGTGGCGCGGCTCCCCGTCTCGACCTCGGCCCTGCTCATCGCCACGCAGCTGGCCTTCACGGCCGGGTTCGCGTTCCTGCTGGTGAGGCAGCTGTTCACGTCGTACTCGGTCAACTCGGTATTCCTGCTGACGATGGGGGCGGGGGTGCTGGCGATGCACACGAGCAGCGACCGGCCGGCGGGGGAGTCGAAAGGTGAGTACTACGCGGGGTTCTTCATGACGCTTGGGGCGGCGGCGCTGTACGGTTTCGTTCTGCCGCTGGTGGAGCTGACGTACAAGAAGGCCAAGCAGACGGTCACATACTCGCTGGTCTTGGAGTTCCAGTTGGTGATGTGCTTCTTCGCCACCGCTTTCAACACCGTCGGCATGCTGGTCAACAAGGACttccag GCGATTCCTGAAGAAGCGAGGAACTTCACGCTCGGAGAAACCCGGTACTACGTGGTGCTCGTGTGGAACGGGATCATCTGGCAGTTCTTCTTCTTGGGAGCTATAGGGGTCATCCACTACGCCTCCTCTCTGTTCTCAGGAATCATGATCGCCGTCCTACTCCCGATCACCGAGATCCTAGGCGTCATATGCTTCCACGAGAAGTTCCAGGTGGAGAAGGCCGTGTCCCTGGTCCTCTCTCTCTGGGGCTTCGTCTCGTACTTCTACGGCGAATTCAAACGTggcaagaaggaaaagaagcagcagcagcagcagcagcagctgcagcAAGATACCGAACCGCTTCAACAAGGCCTTCCTTGA